The Halostella limicola genome includes the window CCGTCGACCTCCAGGATGCGTGCGCCGTGGAGGCTGGCCTGCGCGACCTTGCCGGCGGCGACCTTGCCGGCGGGCAGGAGGACGAGCGTCTCCAGGCCGGCGCGGGCGCCGTAGGCGGCCAGCGCGGCGCTGGTGTTGCCGGTCGAGGCGCAGGCGAGGCGGTCGACGCCGAGTTCCTCGGCGACGCGGACGCCGACGGTCATCCCGCGGTCCTTGAAGCTGCCCGTCGGGTTCATCCCCTCGTGCTTGACGCGGAGGCGGTCGACGCCGACCTCGGATTCGAGGCGGGGGACCTCGTGCAGCGGCGTGTCGCCCTCCGGGAGGGTGACGCCGACCTCGAACGGCAGGGCGGCGCTGTAGCGCCACACACCGTCGGAGCGGTGCACCGACGAGCCTCCGCTCGCGCCGCTCCCGGAGACCCCCTCGCCCTCGAAGTCGTCGAACGTCGCCGGGTCGGCGTATCGCACCTCTAGCAGGCCGTCGCAGTCGTCACAGCGGTACCGGATCGCGTCGAACGGCGCGAACGTCGCGCCACACTCGATGCAGGCGAGCCAGACGCCGTCGTCTGCCTCGTCGGGGACGGCGTCGGCCTCGGCGGAGAGCGTCATGGAGCTCATTAGGGTGAGCAACGGGGCGGGCGGGGAAAAACGGTCCGCTCCGCGCGAGACCCGCCGCGGTCGGCAACGGGGCGCCCGCCGGTGCGAACGCCCGGGCTACGACTCCGCGCCGAACGAGTCGATGGAGTCGTGGACGACCTCCGCCCACTGGTCCAGCGCCTCGTGCAGCATCGTCTTCGCCTCCGGGAGCGGCGTCGCGGTGTACTGGTAGACGTAGCCGCCGGGATCGAGCAGGCGCCGCTCGCGCTCGGCGAGGCCCTTCTCCATCAGCGTGGTCAGCGAGCGGTTGACGTTGCTCCGGTCGCGGTCGAGTTCCTCGGCGAGCTCCTCGACGGTGCTCCCGGGGTGATCGAGCAGGGCGAGGTACGTCCGCGTCTCGTGGTCCTGGATGTCGAAGACGCAGGTCATCACGTCCCGGAACTCGGGCTCGGCGGTCTCCAACAGGTCGCCCATGTCCTGAGGCGACTCGGAGTCACTCATGCCCTCCAGTTCGGCGGGAGCGGGGTTAAAACTCGCGGCAGCGGCGTCCCTTTCGCACCGGCCGTCACCCCTCCGCTTCGATGTACCCCTGGTTCTCGATGCAGCGGCGCATCTCGGACTCCTCCTCGTGCTTGTGAAGCGTCGTCGGCGTGTCGCAGTAGTACACCGTTCCGTCGTGCCGGAGCGTCACCGTGTACTCCGAGCCGAGCATCTCGGTCTCGATGACCACCCGCCGCCCGTCCTTGAGCGCGTCGAGGATGGTGTCCGCGCCGAGTTCTCCAGCCGTCGCACGTAGTGGTTCAGCCATCGTCGTTGGCGACAGATCGCACTCCAGAGCTATCAGTGTTCCCGGATCGGCGTGTGTCAGACAGTATCACACATAACTCTTGTGGCCCAGTGCGCGGCCGACGCCGCACCGCCGCGGTCCTTTACGCGTGCTCGTGCCATTCATTCCCATGGCACAGGAAACAGCTACCGACCGTCGCACAGACACTGACACCGCACGCGGCCTCGAAGCGTGGCAGGCCGGCGTCGTCGGAGGGATCGCGGGCGGGTTCGCCATGGGGATCATGCTGACGATGCAGATGACGCCGGTCATCGAGAACGCCATCCCGGCGCTGTGGGGACTCTCCGGCGGGCTCGCGGGCTGGGTCGTCCACATGTCGAACTCCGCAGTGCTGGGCGTCGTCTTCGCCGCCATCGCGAGCGCGGGGGCGCTCCGCGAGTACTCGGACTCCGTCGGCACCGGCACCGCCCTCGGAGTCGC containing:
- a CDS encoding helix-turn-helix domain-containing protein, which produces MSDSESPQDMGDLLETAEPEFRDVMTCVFDIQDHETRTYLALLDHPGSTVEELAEELDRDRSNVNRSLTTLMEKGLAERERRLLDPGGYVYQYTATPLPEAKTMLHEALDQWAEVVHDSIDSFGAES
- a CDS encoding histidine kinase codes for the protein MAQETATDRRTDTDTARGLEAWQAGVVGGIAGGFAMGIMLTMQMTPVIENAIPALWGLSGGLAGWVVHMSNSAVLGVVFAAIASAGALREYSDSVGTGTALGVAYGVVLWVVLAAVVMPIWLDAVGFPMAPAVPNFNPLSLVGHVVYGGVLGATYAALR